The following coding sequences lie in one Alicyclobacillus curvatus genomic window:
- a CDS encoding polysaccharide deacetylase family protein: MGQIIRSVMVAAVVSLALCLLSAGPSFAAQKKVIYFTFDDGPGAVYTPQILNILRQKHVHATFFVLGYRCRALPAIVRRIQREGHEIGSHGYDHADLSHRSFSVVKSEITRADSAIITAVGHKPIYYRPPYGALRQGDTLAIQRLGHKVAYWTVDSQDWKAKSAVRIVQNVERSAHSGSVVLFHDGVNGSRYTVQALPILIDYYRAKGYEFRTL, translated from the coding sequence GTGGGGCAAATTATTCGCAGTGTCATGGTTGCCGCTGTAGTCAGCCTTGCTTTATGTCTCTTGTCTGCCGGACCCTCGTTTGCCGCGCAAAAAAAAGTCATCTACTTCACTTTTGATGACGGCCCAGGAGCCGTGTACACCCCTCAGATATTAAATATCCTGCGTCAAAAACACGTCCACGCGACGTTCTTTGTTCTCGGTTACCGCTGTCGTGCACTTCCGGCTATCGTACGACGAATACAACGTGAGGGCCATGAAATTGGCAGTCATGGATATGACCACGCGGACCTCTCGCATCGGTCATTCTCAGTCGTAAAATCCGAAATTACACGTGCAGATTCAGCCATTATTACCGCAGTCGGCCACAAGCCCATCTATTATCGCCCGCCTTATGGCGCACTCCGTCAAGGTGACACCCTTGCCATACAGCGGCTGGGGCATAAGGTTGCGTACTGGACAGTCGATTCGCAGGATTGGAAGGCGAAATCTGCTGTGCGCATTGTACAAAACGTGGAGCGTTCTGCACATTCGGGGTCTGTGGTGTTGTTCCATGACGGCGTGAACGGCAGCCGGTACACTGTCCAGGCGCTTCCGATTTTGATTGATTATTACCGTGCAAAGGGGTACGAGTTTCGAACGCTCTAG
- a CDS encoding GntR family transcriptional regulator: MWISVDVRSHTPMYQQIIDAIKEQIARGYVKPGDRLLTVRELATSLSLNHNTVAKAYQELEREHVIELVRGRGTFVSAPSDIPDINNRKRDLKEALKKWLVDAHHLRIPDNEILSMFQELFTEFHDKPGGEQ; encoded by the coding sequence ATGTGGATCAGTGTTGATGTACGCTCCCATACACCTATGTACCAACAGATCATTGATGCGATTAAGGAACAAATTGCGAGAGGTTATGTAAAGCCTGGCGACAGACTGCTGACCGTTCGCGAGTTGGCGACTTCCTTGTCCTTAAACCACAACACCGTGGCAAAAGCATATCAGGAACTGGAACGCGAACATGTTATCGAGTTAGTGCGCGGCAGAGGAACATTTGTGTCCGCGCCGTCGGACATACCCGATATCAACAACCGCAAGCGTGACCTCAAAGAGGCCCTGAAGAAGTGGTTAGTCGACGCCCATCACCTGCGCATACCCGATAACGAGATTCTGTCCATGTTTCAAGAGTTATTTACAGAGTTCCATGACAAACCAGGTGGTGAACAGTGA
- a CDS encoding ABC transporter ATP-binding protein: MNAGPETVPAAVPVIETRQLTKTYDGETVINAVTFSAQKGSVHAIAGPNGAGKTTLLKMMASVLKPTHGAVRIFGQEVQDGATIRQRVHYISPEVNLYPFFRVKDILEYASRLYEQWDDERSKLLVDAFSLPLKKPVRSLSLGMKMRLRVVLSLSARAEILLMDEATNGLDPNARDQVLDLILQEVANRDVTVVMATHQLADIERTADTVSLLVGGKLVSTNDLDQLKEEVYEVRVTAPSSSQLLTSIPGAVEFVSAGDTLTFVCTGKRADIEVMLLERHSKPIDIRPASLERWFQAMLRKEGVLSEKIVLPESPLV, translated from the coding sequence ATGAACGCAGGCCCAGAGACCGTACCAGCGGCGGTTCCCGTCATTGAGACGCGCCAACTGACAAAAACATACGATGGTGAAACAGTTATCAATGCCGTCACCTTTTCTGCTCAAAAAGGCAGCGTTCATGCCATTGCAGGTCCAAACGGTGCAGGAAAGACAACCTTGCTGAAAATGATGGCAAGTGTCCTCAAGCCAACGCATGGGGCAGTCCGGATTTTTGGTCAAGAGGTTCAGGACGGGGCTACCATCCGACAGCGCGTACACTATATCAGTCCAGAGGTAAATTTATATCCATTTTTCCGTGTCAAAGACATCCTCGAGTACGCAAGTCGTCTATACGAACAGTGGGACGATGAACGAAGCAAGCTGTTGGTGGATGCCTTTTCGTTACCCTTGAAGAAACCAGTAAGAAGCCTGTCACTCGGGATGAAAATGAGACTACGTGTGGTCCTCTCGCTCTCGGCGCGAGCGGAAATACTGCTTATGGACGAAGCCACGAATGGACTTGACCCCAATGCAAGAGATCAAGTTCTCGACCTCATTTTGCAGGAGGTTGCAAACCGAGATGTTACGGTTGTGATGGCGACGCACCAACTTGCAGACATCGAACGGACTGCCGACACCGTAAGTTTACTCGTTGGCGGAAAGCTCGTGAGTACAAATGACCTCGACCAGCTTAAAGAAGAGGTTTACGAAGTACGGGTGACAGCACCAAGTTCTTCCCAACTTCTCACGTCGATACCTGGGGCTGTCGAATTTGTCAGCGCAGGTGACACACTGACGTTCGTTTGCACAGGAAAGCGAGCGGACATTGAGGTGATGCTGCTGGAGCGCCATTCTAAGCCCATTGATATTCGTCCGGCATCCCTCGAGCGGTGGTTTCAAGCAATGCTACGAAAGGAAGGTGTCCTGAGTGAAAAGATCGTTCTTCCCGAGAGCCCTCTTGTATAA